Sequence from the Pararhodobacter sp. genome:
CGCAGCCGGCGCACCGCCGCATCGTTCGAGGTGATCGCCAGCGGCACCAGCAGAAGAAACCCGCTGATGCCGAACAGAAGATAGGGGCGCTTGACCAGATCGGCCGCCGCCTGCGCCCAGAGCATGCCCATATCCAGCACGACCCAGGCCGCCAGATGCGCGGCCACATAGAAGAACCCCACCAGCCCCAGCGCCCGGCGATAGCGGATCAGGTTCACCCCCGCGAAGCGCCGCAGCGGCGTGACCATCAGCCCACCCAGCAGGAACCACAGCGCGATCTTGCCCAGACGGTGCTCGATGTCCTTGACCGGATCGACGCTCAGCCCGCCCTGCAGCCCCAGCCACAGGATCCACGCCAGCGGCAGCAGCCCCAGCACATAGACCGCGCCCGGCGGCAGTCGGCGCAGCGCGCCATTCATCGTCGCGGCCAGCATCAGTAGTTCCGCGCCAGATCCATCCCGGCATACAGCCCGGCGACCTGTTCTTCATAGCCGTTGAACTTCAGCGTCGGTTCGCGCCCGGCAAAAATGCCCGCGCCCACCCGCCGCTCGCTGGCCTGCGACCAGCGGGGATGGTCGACCTCGGGGTTCACATTGGCGTAAAACCCGTATTCGCGCGGTTGCAGCTGGTTCCATGTGGTGGGCGGCTGTTTTTCCGTCAGGGTGATGCGCACGATCGACTTGATCGACTTGAAGCCATATTTCCACGGCACCACCAGACGCAGCGGCGCGCCGTTCTGCTTGGGCAGCGCCTCGCCATAAAGCCCGCTGGCCAGAATCGTC
This genomic interval carries:
- the msrQ gene encoding protein-methionine-sulfoxide reductase heme-binding subunit MsrQ, whose product is MLAATMNGALRRLPPGAVYVLGLLPLAWILWLGLQGGLSVDPVKDIEHRLGKIALWFLLGGLMVTPLRRFAGVNLIRYRRALGLVGFFYVAAHLAAWVVLDMGMLWAQAAADLVKRPYLLFGISGFLLLVPLAITSNDAAVRRLRANWRRLHWLVYPAVGLGVVHYLWQMKVISTEGWLWAAGFAVLMALRFRPLVRRLGG